One Bacillus andreraoultii genomic region harbors:
- a CDS encoding pyridoxal-phosphate-dependent aminotransferase family protein, with protein MRNKELLLIPGPTPVADSIYDAMVQETWGHTDLRFAKMYKESIEATKQMLKTDGEVFVISGSGTLAMEMALVNTVASGEKLLVISHGYFGDRFIKLGQAYGIEIDVVQSEWGKHIDVTEVDKKLSENKYKAVTITHADTSTGVASNLDLLVPLIKKHGALVILDGVCATGAIEEDMSKTYGSPDAKIDVVLTGSQKAIGVPPGLAIVAFNQTALAAREELDRVPAYYCDIKNWLPIMHDPTKYFATPAVNMIYGYREGMRLVLEEGMEKRYIRHKQYGQAVRSSLREYGMKPLADEGVAAATLSCILYPDGVDDAEFRSSLAKKGVIVAGALAHLSGKAFRIGHMGNTTKEMLAEAIERIGETLIELGLAANIDRALEQFEESFNVTIN; from the coding sequence ATGCGAAATAAGGAATTGTTATTAATTCCAGGACCAACGCCGGTTGCCGATTCGATTTACGATGCCATGGTTCAAGAAACATGGGGACATACAGACCTAAGATTTGCCAAAATGTATAAAGAGTCCATTGAAGCAACAAAGCAAATGTTAAAAACAGATGGTGAGGTTTTCGTTATTTCAGGATCGGGCACACTTGCAATGGAAATGGCACTTGTGAATACGGTTGCTTCTGGTGAAAAGTTGCTCGTTATTAGTCACGGCTATTTTGGTGATCGTTTTATTAAACTCGGTCAAGCTTATGGAATTGAGATTGATGTTGTACAAAGTGAATGGGGTAAACATATTGATGTAACTGAAGTTGATAAGAAACTATCAGAAAACAAATATAAAGCTGTCACGATTACACATGCGGATACATCAACGGGTGTCGCGTCAAATCTAGATTTACTCGTACCGTTAATTAAAAAACATGGTGCGCTTGTTATATTAGATGGTGTTTGCGCAACTGGTGCGATAGAAGAGGATATGAGTAAAACGTACGGTTCACCGGATGCGAAGATTGATGTTGTTTTAACAGGTTCACAAAAGGCGATTGGAGTACCACCGGGATTGGCCATCGTTGCATTTAATCAAACAGCATTAGCAGCACGTGAAGAACTGGACCGAGTTCCAGCTTATTATTGTGATATAAAAAATTGGCTTCCGATTATGCATGATCCGACGAAGTATTTTGCAACACCTGCTGTTAATATGATCTATGGATATAGAGAGGGGATGCGCCTTGTTTTAGAAGAAGGCATGGAAAAGCGCTATATCCGACATAAACAATATGGTCAAGCCGTGCGATCTTCTTTACGAGAATACGGAATGAAGCCACTTGCAGATGAAGGGGTAGCTGCTGCCACTTTAAGTTGTATACTTTATCCAGATGGGGTAGATGATGCAGAGTTCCGCTCATCTTTAGCGAAAAAGGGTGTTATTGTCGCCGGCGCCCTAGCACATCTTTCAGGAAAAGCATTTCGTATTGGTCATATGGGAAATACAACGAAAGAGATGCTAGCCGAAGCAATCGAGCGAATTGGTGAAACATTAATTGAACTTGGACTCGCAGCAAATATTGATCGGGCATTGGAACAGTTTGAGGAATCGTTTAACGTGACGATTAATTAG
- a CDS encoding CHY zinc finger protein, with product MKVYGPVVDHETRCIHYHTEKDIIAIKFKCCNRYYPCFQCHNGCENHPIKRWEKDEFNKKAILCGHCQTELSIREYMGTTNCPYCGHIFNEGCATHYPIYFDV from the coding sequence ATGAAGGTGTATGGACCAGTCGTTGATCATGAGACAAGGTGTATTCATTATCATACAGAAAAGGATATAATTGCGATTAAGTTCAAATGTTGTAATCGGTATTACCCTTGTTTCCAATGTCACAATGGTTGCGAGAATCATCCCATTAAGCGTTGGGAAAAAGATGAGTTTAATAAAAAAGCGATTCTCTGCGGGCATTGTCAAACTGAATTATCCATTCGCGAATATATGGGAACAACGAATTGCCCCTATTGTGGACACATATTTAATGAAGGCTGCGCAACCCATTATCCAATTTATTTTGATGTTTAA
- a CDS encoding YcxB family protein — MEVTYHLTEEDYLQFNRFHIRNSKTFKRALVIQRVTGPIIFLLMAFIFSSIGNLSFATLLVPFIILSVLWIVFYPKYFYASVIRNTKKVIKEGKTGGDLLGKHQMILNETGIIDLTENGETKVAWSGILELKEDEYNIYVYNSSVSAYILPKRDLNNVAEVWDYLRANITGQH; from the coding sequence ATGGAAGTTACCTATCATTTAACGGAAGAAGATTATTTGCAGTTTAATAGGTTTCATATTCGAAATTCCAAAACGTTTAAACGGGCTCTAGTTATTCAAAGGGTTACCGGCCCAATCATCTTTTTACTGATGGCTTTTATTTTTTCAAGTATAGGCAATTTATCTTTTGCGACGCTCCTTGTACCATTTATTATATTAAGTGTATTATGGATTGTTTTTTACCCGAAGTATTTTTACGCTAGTGTGATACGAAATACAAAGAAGGTAATAAAAGAAGGGAAAACTGGTGGCGACCTTTTAGGAAAACATCAAATGATTTTAAATGAAACGGGTATTATTGACTTAACGGAAAATGGAGAAACAAAAGTCGCTTGGTCTGGAATACTTGAATTAAAAGAAGATGAGTACAATATTTATGTGTACAATAGTTCGGTAAGTGCGTATATATTGCCGAAAAGAGATTTAAATAATGTAGCAGAAGTTTGGGATTATTTAAGGGCAAATATTACTGGGCAGCATTAA
- a CDS encoding DUF554 domain-containing protein gives MPIGVIINSFVIIFGGFAGAFLGDKIPERLRVALPLTFGAASMGMGIHLIGEMHMLPPVILSLIIGSAIGELIQLEKGIEWCARKIQSPIEKIFSSKSNIDQEQFMEQFVGIIVLFCASGTGIFGSLNEGMTGDFTILLSKSFLDLFTAAIFATALGYIVVTVAIPQFIIQFSLFLSAGFILPLVNEHLIGDFSALGGIIMLVTGFRICGIKSFPVANMLPGMILVMPISSLWMFIFG, from the coding sequence ATGCCAATAGGAGTTATTATTAATTCATTTGTCATTATATTCGGGGGATTCGCGGGAGCGTTTCTAGGTGATAAAATTCCCGAAAGATTGAGAGTTGCCTTACCTTTAACATTTGGGGCGGCCTCGATGGGAATGGGAATCCACCTTATTGGAGAAATGCATATGCTGCCACCAGTTATTCTTTCATTAATAATAGGAAGTGCAATTGGTGAACTCATACAGCTCGAAAAAGGAATAGAATGGTGTGCGCGTAAAATTCAAAGTCCGATTGAGAAAATCTTTTCTAGTAAAAGTAATATAGATCAGGAACAATTTATGGAGCAATTTGTAGGGATTATTGTCTTGTTTTGTGCAAGTGGAACAGGAATATTTGGCTCACTAAATGAAGGGATGACTGGAGACTTTACTATATTGCTTTCAAAGTCATTTTTAGATCTATTTACTGCGGCTATTTTTGCAACTGCCTTAGGTTATATTGTCGTAACAGTAGCTATTCCGCAATTTATTATACAATTTTCCCTGTTTTTGAGTGCAGGATTTATTCTCCCATTAGTGAATGAACATTTAATTGGTGATTTCTCAGCCTTAGGTGGCATTATTATGTTAGTTACCGGCTTTCGTATTTGTGGGATTAAATCATTTCCAGTAGCTAATATGCTTCCCGGAATGATTCTTGTTATGCCGATTTCTTCCCTGTGGATGTTTATCTTTGGGTAG
- a CDS encoding glycoside hydrolase domain-containing protein: MSKKSLIAIAISALLIIGLPLFLFSNNNTDASETSNPTKDSSENVVPTSNGDSTVSNNVENNINGDKADVNNSIDNKLNNSSDNKIENNITNNINVHVDVNVSNHVKNDVDGSKQVKEDADKEQEKKDDSGSKEDEKNKSDKKDQSSDGGKSNNSDDSNHKEKPNKEEKSDDNGEKATDTVWGVDSASKTTEEMLTCVRDNFGNPKVWGRYLGDNTDVSTGITKEEVEFLHSNDIQLLLIWNHFNDATGYENGKEEAKKAIEQAEKLDVPEGIAIFADIEPSYPVDSEFIRGWYDELSQSKYKPGIYGIFENEKKLTKVFHDAVEKNKKILEETFIWTAAPSEKITKEANAPKYRPDAPENARIAGWQYGIDAKSCNIDTNLFNTDMKSILW, encoded by the coding sequence TTGAGTAAGAAAAGCTTGATTGCAATTGCCATATCTGCATTGCTAATCATTGGGTTGCCGCTCTTCCTTTTCTCAAACAACAATACAGATGCTTCTGAAACTTCAAATCCTACAAAGGACTCTAGTGAAAATGTAGTACCTACTTCTAATGGAGATAGCACAGTATCTAATAATGTGGAAAACAATATCAATGGTGATAAAGCGGATGTAAATAATTCGATTGATAATAAGTTAAATAATAGTAGTGACAATAAAATTGAGAACAACATTACAAATAATATTAATGTTCATGTGGATGTCAATGTATCAAATCATGTGAAGAATGATGTAGATGGCTCGAAACAAGTGAAGGAAGATGCGGATAAGGAACAAGAAAAGAAAGACGATAGCGGGTCTAAAGAGGATGAAAAAAACAAATCCGATAAAAAAGATCAATCCAGTGATGGTGGCAAATCTAATAACAGTGATGATTCCAATCATAAGGAAAAACCTAACAAGGAAGAGAAATCAGATGATAACGGGGAAAAGGCTACGGACACAGTTTGGGGAGTTGACTCAGCAAGTAAAACAACAGAGGAAATGCTTACCTGTGTACGGGATAATTTTGGAAACCCAAAAGTGTGGGGGAGATATTTAGGAGATAATACAGATGTCTCTACTGGAATTACAAAAGAAGAAGTAGAATTTCTCCATTCGAATGATATTCAGCTACTTCTCATTTGGAACCATTTTAATGATGCAACAGGCTATGAAAATGGAAAAGAGGAAGCAAAAAAAGCGATTGAACAAGCGGAAAAATTAGATGTTCCAGAAGGGATTGCCATTTTTGCTGATATCGAGCCAAGCTACCCAGTAGATTCAGAGTTTATAAGAGGTTGGTATGACGAATTAAGCCAATCCAAATATAAACCTGGAATCTATGGAATCTTTGAAAATGAAAAGAAACTAACTAAAGTCTTTCATGATGCAGTGGAGAAAAATAAAAAGATTTTAGAGGAGACATTCATTTGGACCGCTGCACCAAGCGAAAAAATTACAAAAGAAGCCAACGCTCCAAAATATCGACCAGATGCTCCTGAAAATGCTCGTATCGCTGGTTGGCAATATGGAATTGATGCAAAGAGCTGCAATATCGATACAAATTTATTCAACACTGATATGAAAAGTATTCTATGGTAA
- a CDS encoding methyl-accepting chemotaxis protein, translated as MEIVKNRKLINNVLHASESLATIAQETNTSFHHLSQQSGEITKHAKRGTELSILAEERAKKGQQQIKLQNKNLDKIHQTINEASSDVDVLYGTTKRMQDILSLIQDIADQTNLLALNAAIEAARAGDAGRGFAVVADEVRKLAEETKNSVVNVSSLITGTTNQTEKLTLSLANISQAVIEGNKDMEETNNDFEQILKTMRDTNLQNNKIEDELASFVTIVQKLGKSFEEVASSADYLATFVSEDS; from the coding sequence ATTGAAATTGTAAAGAATCGGAAATTAATTAACAATGTACTTCATGCATCGGAAAGTTTAGCGACAATTGCTCAAGAAACAAATACATCCTTTCATCATTTAAGTCAACAATCAGGAGAGATTACGAAGCATGCAAAAAGAGGGACTGAACTGTCAATACTAGCTGAGGAGAGGGCAAAAAAAGGTCAACAACAAATTAAACTCCAAAACAAGAACTTAGATAAAATTCATCAAACAATTAATGAGGCCTCCAGTGATGTCGATGTTTTATATGGAACGACAAAAAGAATGCAGGATATTTTAAGTTTAATTCAAGATATTGCCGACCAAACAAATCTATTGGCGTTAAATGCTGCCATTGAAGCTGCTCGAGCTGGAGATGCAGGGAGAGGTTTTGCAGTTGTCGCCGATGAAGTTCGCAAACTCGCTGAAGAAACGAAGAATTCTGTAGTGAATGTTTCTAGTTTAATTACGGGTACAACGAATCAAACAGAAAAATTAACATTATCACTAGCGAATATTTCTCAAGCAGTTATCGAAGGCAATAAGGATATGGAAGAAACGAATAATGATTTCGAACAAATATTAAAAACAATGAGAGACACAAACCTTCAAAATAATAAAATTGAAGACGAACTTGCTTCTTTTGTTACGATCGTTCAAAAGTTAGGCAAATCCTTTGAAGAAGTAGCATCATCAGCGGATTACTTAGCAACATTTGTCAGTGAGGATAGTTAA
- a CDS encoding SCP2 sterol-binding domain-containing protein, with the protein MSEKLTTLSLEETMQFIEKTLNESPTPIADANVTYQFDISGDEEGSYQLQLQNGKAKVEQAGTAQADCTLVMSFASFRKFLIGKLSGTAAFMTGKLKIKGDIGKAMKLEKILKEYDLKS; encoded by the coding sequence ATGAGTGAAAAGCTGACAACATTATCTTTAGAGGAAACCATGCAGTTTATTGAAAAGACGCTTAACGAAAGTCCTACACCAATTGCAGATGCAAACGTCACGTATCAATTTGACATTAGTGGTGATGAGGAAGGTTCATACCAACTACAACTTCAGAATGGAAAAGCAAAAGTTGAACAAGCAGGTACAGCCCAAGCAGACTGTACACTTGTTATGTCATTCGCAAGCTTTCGTAAATTTTTAATTGGAAAACTAAGTGGAACAGCTGCTTTTATGACTGGAAAATTAAAAATTAAAGGCGATATTGGGAAGGCGATGAAACTAGAGAAAATACTAAAGGAATATGATTTGAAAAGCTAA
- a CDS encoding SDR family oxidoreductase produces MAKREEKIAVVTGAAQGIGASIVERLYKEGATVVGLDVNEEKLQQMTSQLDSTGEKVIPLKCNVSEREEVNTVMGNPSEVASVVSFLVSDDSSFVTGECIRVSGGFLMA; encoded by the coding sequence ATGGCGAAACGAGAAGAGAAAATCGCTGTTGTCACAGGGGCAGCTCAAGGAATTGGTGCAAGTATTGTAGAGAGACTGTATAAAGAAGGAGCTACAGTCGTTGGTCTCGATGTAAATGAAGAAAAACTACAGCAAATGACTTCACAACTCGATTCAACAGGTGAAAAAGTTATCCCATTAAAATGTAATGTATCAGAACGAGAAGAAGTAAACACTGTAATGGGAAATCCATCTGAGGTGGCATCTGTTGTGTCATTTCTAGTATCTGATGATTCTAGTTTTGTTACTGGAGAATGTATTCGTGTAAGTGGTGGATTTTTGATGGCTTAG
- a CDS encoding ISL3 family transposase, giving the protein MKNFEEEYNVFQDALEIPKPWYVFHNELAKEENTLHIYIEYQSGAEFSCPNCGKTGCKVHDIQDQDRTWRHLNFWQYKTILHARMPRVKCESCGKIRTVVIDWARPGAGFSLLFEHHVLSLMVEMPVAAVAREVGEHDTRLWRVFKYYVNKAMENIDVSNVTRIAMDETSRAKGHKYVTFFIDMDTKRLIFATTGKGADVLQVFSQFLDSKGVLHSQIKEFCCDMSPAFISGIEEKFPNATITFDKFHVMKMVNEALDQVRKQEQATQPELKNSRYAWLKNPENLTEKQGSKLAKLKDLDLATGRAYRMKLSLQKMWTKHPILSELYFDEWHSWAIRSRLEPMIKVAKTLKQHKGGILRWFVTKMTNGLLEGINSLVQATKRKARGYRTADNFIAMAYATVNKLDLIGIS; this is encoded by the coding sequence ATGAAAAACTTTGAAGAAGAGTATAATGTATTCCAAGATGCGTTAGAAATACCTAAACCTTGGTATGTTTTCCATAATGAATTAGCTAAAGAAGAAAACACCTTACACATTTATATTGAATATCAATCAGGAGCGGAATTTTCTTGTCCTAATTGCGGTAAAACGGGATGTAAAGTTCATGATATACAAGATCAAGACCGGACTTGGAGACATCTAAATTTTTGGCAATATAAGACCATTCTCCATGCCAGAATGCCACGAGTAAAATGTGAGTCATGCGGTAAAATACGTACGGTTGTCATTGATTGGGCACGTCCAGGAGCTGGATTTTCATTATTATTTGAGCACCATGTGTTGTCGCTAATGGTTGAAATGCCTGTCGCTGCCGTAGCTCGTGAAGTAGGCGAACATGATACGCGCCTTTGGCGAGTATTTAAATATTATGTCAACAAAGCCATGGAAAACATAGATGTATCTAATGTCACTCGTATAGCGATGGATGAAACATCACGAGCAAAAGGCCATAAATATGTGACATTTTTTATTGATATGGATACCAAACGCTTAATTTTCGCTACTACTGGTAAAGGTGCAGATGTACTGCAGGTGTTTAGCCAGTTTCTAGACAGTAAAGGGGTTTTACATTCCCAGATTAAAGAATTTTGTTGCGATATGTCACCAGCCTTTATTTCGGGTATTGAAGAGAAATTCCCGAATGCAACGATTACGTTTGATAAATTTCATGTCATGAAAATGGTAAATGAAGCATTAGATCAGGTACGAAAACAAGAACAAGCTACACAGCCAGAACTTAAAAATTCACGATACGCTTGGCTGAAGAACCCCGAAAACCTAACAGAAAAACAAGGAAGTAAATTGGCTAAATTAAAGGATTTGGATTTGGCAACAGGCCGTGCCTACCGCATGAAACTATCGCTTCAGAAAATGTGGACTAAACACCCAATCCTTTCTGAATTGTATTTTGATGAATGGCATAGCTGGGCTATTCGATCCCGACTAGAACCAATGATTAAAGTTGCAAAAACACTAAAACAACATAAAGGCGGAATCTTAAGATGGTTTGTTACAAAGATGACCAATGGCCTTCTTGAAGGAATAAACAGTTTAGTTCAGGCTACCAAAAGAAAGGCTCGTGGATACCGAACAGCCGATAATTTTATTGCCATGGCCTATGCAACGGTTAATAAACTTGATCTTATTGGTATATCATGA
- a CDS encoding DHA2 family efflux MFS transporter permease subunit, with the protein MSMYITSYIVISVILLIVVNLLVRKQNRRKSAVENEQSSTVKRDTLQTFENGQDQELAKNKKIDLKPTRTEKFHNGAKTGMSTDEEINNEVESEGSPKEKRNKQTKLGDSPEEQQSNTANTEVSPAEFFEQNRGKLILTMMIGAFVAILNQTLLNVAIPHIMNDFNVSPSTVQWLSTGYMLTNGVFIPITAFLISRLGTRKLFITAISSFTVGSIICSISTTFSLLMLGRVIQAAGAGVMMPLLMTVFLTIYPPEKRGAAMGLFGVAILFAPAIGPTLSGWLIGHYSWRILFDIVIPFGIAAVIMAVAWMIDVTEITKPKFDSFGFIFSTIGFGFLLYGFSEAGNNGWDSKVVAISLIIGVLGLIAFAWRELTTDEPMLDLRVFKYDIFTLTTIIGMVINMAMFAAMLLLPIYLQNIRGFTALDSGLLMLPGAIVMAIMLPISGKLFDKLGARWLAVFGLIITVLTTWQFTHLSMTTSYAYIMLLYVMRMFGMSFLSMTVQTEGMNQLPQHLVGHGTSASNTARTVAGSIGTAFLITVMTTRSEFHTANYGNIITSTNPYLATKLQSLGDTFATMMGLPTQQGQILATTSVYGQAVKQATINGINDAFVVATGIAAVALLLAFFIKRAKPAK; encoded by the coding sequence ATGTCAATGTATATCACTAGTTATATTGTTATATCCGTTATTCTCCTTATTGTTGTAAATCTTTTAGTTAGAAAACAAAATAGACGAAAATCAGCTGTAGAAAATGAGCAAAGTTCAACGGTAAAACGAGATACGTTACAAACTTTCGAGAACGGGCAAGATCAGGAACTTGCTAAAAATAAAAAAATAGATTTGAAGCCGACTCGAACGGAGAAGTTTCATAACGGAGCGAAAACCGGAATGTCAACTGATGAGGAAATAAATAACGAGGTGGAGTCAGAAGGATCCCCTAAAGAAAAACGAAATAAACAAACGAAATTAGGAGACTCCCCCGAAGAGCAACAAAGCAATACAGCCAATACCGAAGTTTCACCAGCTGAGTTTTTTGAACAAAATCGTGGTAAATTAATTTTGACGATGATGATTGGTGCATTTGTTGCGATATTGAATCAAACATTATTGAATGTAGCAATTCCACATATTATGAATGATTTTAATGTCTCACCGAGCACGGTTCAGTGGCTTTCAACCGGATATATGTTAACGAATGGGGTTTTTATCCCTATTACCGCATTTTTGATCTCCCGTTTAGGTACAAGGAAATTGTTTATAACGGCTATTTCTTCATTTACGGTTGGGTCAATTATTTGTTCAATCTCAACAACTTTTTCTTTATTAATGTTGGGAAGGGTTATTCAAGCCGCTGGTGCTGGAGTCATGATGCCGTTACTTATGACCGTTTTTCTTACAATTTACCCACCAGAAAAGCGCGGTGCTGCGATGGGACTATTTGGTGTCGCAATTTTGTTCGCACCGGCAATAGGTCCAACACTTTCTGGCTGGTTGATCGGCCATTATTCATGGCGTATATTGTTTGATATTGTTATTCCGTTTGGGATTGCTGCTGTCATTATGGCAGTCGCTTGGATGATTGATGTTACCGAAATAACAAAACCGAAATTTGACTCGTTTGGTTTTATCTTTTCAACAATCGGCTTTGGTTTCTTACTTTACGGATTTAGTGAAGCTGGAAACAATGGTTGGGATAGTAAAGTTGTTGCTATTTCACTTATTATCGGAGTCCTTGGTCTTATCGCCTTTGCTTGGCGTGAGTTAACAACAGATGAACCAATGTTAGATTTACGTGTTTTTAAATATGATATTTTTACGTTAACGACAATAATCGGTATGGTGATAAACATGGCTATGTTCGCAGCGATGTTATTACTACCTATTTACTTACAAAATATTCGTGGATTTACAGCGCTAGATTCAGGATTACTCATGCTTCCAGGTGCAATTGTTATGGCGATTATGTTACCTATTTCAGGAAAGCTATTTGATAAGTTAGGTGCAAGATGGTTAGCTGTATTTGGCCTTATCATAACGGTTCTAACCACATGGCAATTTACTCACTTATCAATGACAACATCTTATGCCTATATTATGCTCCTTTACGTGATGCGAATGTTCGGAATGTCCTTCCTATCAATGACTGTTCAAACAGAAGGAATGAACCAGTTACCACAACATTTAGTTGGTCACGGTACCTCTGCTTCAAATACAGCTCGAACTGTAGCAGGAAGTATCGGAACCGCGTTTTTAATTACAGTTATGACAACGAGAAGTGAGTTCCATACAGCGAACTATGGAAATATTATTACAAGTACAAATCCATACTTGGCTACAAAATTACAAAGTTTAGGAGACACATTTGCAACAATGATGGGACTTCCTACACAACAAGGACAAATCCTTGCAACGACATCTGTCTATGGTCAAGCAGTAAAACAAGCAACGATTAACGGGATTAATGATGCCTTTGTTGTTGCAACAGGAATTGCCGCAGTAGCCTTATTATTAGCCTTCTTTATCAAACGAGCAAAACCGGCTAAATAA
- a CDS encoding efflux RND transporter periplasmic adaptor subunit — MNMKRMVLLNVILLVILVGGGFVGYYYFNEATNYISTDNAQISGQQVSIGSPAAGKLIEWNGHTGDTFKKNETIGTVQVQGETGQVVEVPVKAPQNGTIVQSNAVENSMIGAGTPLAISYDLDHLWVTANIEETDLDDIKVNQDVDINVDAFPNVTLSGKVEEIGLATASTFSLLPSNNSSGNYTKETQVIPVKISIDSYGERLVPGMNVTVRIHK; from the coding sequence ATGAATATGAAACGAATGGTGTTATTAAATGTTATTTTACTCGTTATTTTAGTCGGTGGGGGATTTGTTGGTTATTATTATTTTAACGAAGCTACAAACTATATTTCAACCGACAATGCGCAAATTTCGGGACAACAAGTAAGTATTGGATCTCCAGCTGCTGGAAAATTAATAGAATGGAATGGACACACAGGAGATACATTTAAAAAGAATGAAACAATAGGTACAGTTCAAGTGCAAGGTGAAACAGGTCAAGTAGTAGAAGTACCTGTTAAAGCTCCTCAAAACGGCACGATTGTTCAATCCAATGCAGTAGAAAATTCCATGATCGGTGCAGGAACACCACTAGCAATTAGTTATGACCTCGATCATCTTTGGGTAACGGCAAATATTGAAGAAACAGATTTAGATGATATTAAAGTGAATCAAGATGTTGATATAAATGTAGATGCTTTTCCAAATGTAACTTTAAGTGGAAAGGTTGAAGAAATTGGATTAGCTACAGCGAGCACATTTTCACTTTTACCTTCTAACAATTCATCGGGTAATTACACGAAAGAAACACAAGTAATTCCAGTGAAAATTTCTATTGATAGTTACGGAGAAAGATTAGTTCCTGGTATGAATGTAACTGTGCGAATTCATAAGTAG
- a CDS encoding MarR family winged helix-turn-helix transcriptional regulator, which yields MKNVFNSEILNSFSGIYKLQRKILQKDAEKMGLTIVQLKALYKISNHPEIRLTDLADLMQLTNSTVSNLIDRLVEHGYVKRHIPKSNRRVITIRLSEKGENKIKEAIESESELVKKLDKIKQLPDEDIQYLLRIHKQIMNILSE from the coding sequence TTGAAAAATGTCTTTAATAGTGAGATTTTGAATTCCTTTAGCGGCATTTATAAACTTCAAAGGAAAATTTTACAAAAAGATGCAGAGAAGATGGGGTTAACGATTGTTCAACTAAAAGCACTGTATAAAATTTCCAACCACCCAGAGATACGCCTAACAGATCTGGCTGATTTAATGCAACTTACGAATAGTACTGTATCCAATTTAATTGATCGGTTAGTTGAACATGGTTATGTCAAGCGACATATTCCAAAAAGCAATCGGCGTGTAATCACTATTCGATTATCGGAAAAAGGTGAGAATAAAATTAAGGAAGCAATTGAAAGTGAATCAGAGCTCGTTAAAAAGTTAGACAAAATTAAGCAATTACCTGATGAGGATATTCAATATCTGTTGCGAATCCATAAACAAATCATGAATATCTTAAGTGAGTAG
- a CDS encoding nucleoside deaminase — protein sequence MNEFMERALQLAVNNVNNDGQPFGAVLVKDDQIVAEGVNELHIRHDVSGHAELLAIRRAQEKLQTNNLSGFVMYASGEPCPMCLTAMYFAGIEEVYYCQSVEDAEAVGLGKSKWIYEDLKKEKVNRSLKMKQIKIREEQENPMRIWEKKTNQG from the coding sequence ATGAACGAATTTATGGAAAGGGCTTTACAATTAGCAGTAAATAATGTGAATAATGATGGTCAACCGTTTGGAGCGGTACTCGTTAAAGATGATCAAATTGTTGCAGAAGGTGTAAATGAACTACATATTCGCCATGATGTAAGTGGCCATGCAGAATTATTAGCTATTCGACGGGCTCAAGAGAAACTACAAACAAATAATTTATCTGGTTTTGTTATGTATGCAAGTGGTGAACCGTGCCCGATGTGTTTAACGGCGATGTATTTTGCCGGGATTGAAGAGGTATATTATTGCCAGTCTGTAGAAGATGCAGAAGCTGTAGGACTTGGCAAGTCAAAATGGATCTATGAAGATTTGAAGAAGGAAAAAGTCAACCGCAGCCTAAAAATGAAACAAATAAAAATTCGTGAAGAACAAGAGAATCCAATGCGAATTTGGGAAAAGAAGACAAATCAGGGATAA